In the genome of Mytilus edulis chromosome 3, xbMytEdul2.2, whole genome shotgun sequence, one region contains:
- the LOC139517596 gene encoding zinc finger protein Gfi-1-like, whose translation MPKSFLIKNTRTLDTEEMDQASSSAFHVVMPRNPGCTDDGPDTCLSASIEALRERSQSSIDEKITTVGGNYTAFRPWVPKNQLFTDDPSKLGSFIHPSFLNTNPMCVDYRYILQNFLLSYSYFGSFPYRYGVPYGFNQANKKSTESDKLSVLEVEERTTASTVDGTTYQCSKCTKPFSTPHGLEVHVRRAHSGERPFVCEICNKTFGHAISLDQHRVVHNQERVFECRQCGKCFKRSSTLSTHLLIHSDTRPYPCPYCGKRFHQKSDMKKHTYIHTGEKPHKCLQCGKAFSQSSNLITHSRKHTGFKPFSCDKCGRSFQRKVDLRRHVETQHTVSFDRRLLQPLIVPFPYEKK comes from the exons ATGcccaaatcatttttaataaaaaataccaGAACATTGGACACAGAAGAAATGGATCAGGCATCGTCCAGTGCGTTTCATGTTGTAATGCCGAGAAATCCGG GTTGTACAGACGATGGTCCAGACACCTGTCTTTCGGCATCAATTGAGGCACTCAGAGAACGTTCTCAAAGTTCCATTGATGAAAAGATCACGACTGTGGGCGGAAACTACACAGCCTTTCGACCTTGGGTCCCTAAAAACCAACTGTTTACAG atGATCCTTCTAAATTGGGGAGTTTTATACATCCAAGTTTCCTGAACACCAACCCTATGTGTGTAGACTATCGATACATTCTCCAGAACTTCCTTCTCTCCTACAGTTACTTTGGATCCTTCCCATACAGATATGGAGTACCATATGGTTTCAACCAAGCAAATAAAAAGTCTACCGAAAGTGACAAACTAAGTGTATTAGAAGTAGAAGAACGAACCACCGCTAGCACAGTTGATGGTACAACCTATCAATGTAGTAAGTGTACCAAACCATTCAGTACGCCACATGGACTGGAGGTGCACGTTCGACGGGCGCACAGTGGAGAAAGACCATTTGTCTGCGAGATTTGCAACAAAACATTTGGTCATGCAATTAGTCTAGACCAACATAGAGTCGTTCATAATCAAGAAAGGGTGTTTGAATGTCGACAGTGTGGTAAATGCTTTAAAAGATCGTCCACTTTATCGACCCATCTGCTGATACACAGTGATACTAGACCCTATCCGTGTCCTTATTGTGGAAAACGGTTCCATCAGAAGTCAGACATGAAAAAACACACATATATACATACAG GCGAGAAGCCTCACAAATGTTTACAGTGTGGCAAAGCTTTCAGCCAGTCTTCAAATTTGATCACACATAGCCGAAAACATACTGGCTTCAAACCTTTTTCCTGCGACAAGTGCGGAAGGTCATTCCAGAGAAAGGTCGACTTAAGGAGACACGTTGAAACCCAACACACAGTCTCATTTGACAGACGTCTTTTACAACCACTGATAGTTCCGTTCCCGTacgaaaagaagtaa